AAGTAGTAACCGTCCCTCAACTGAATTCCGGCAGCATCGGTAACAGCAAGGCGGTCGGTGATTTTTTTCCATTCGTTGCGCGAAACGTGATTAAACGCCGCTCTGAATCGCCGGTTCTTGACAACGTCAGAGGGGTACTTTCCTACCAACCATCCGAAATCACCCTGTGGCAGGCGCATTTGTGAAGAACTCGCGGGCGCAGCGGGCAACGCAACGTTTTCGGCTTGGTTCACATTTTCCGATTGATTCGCTACCGCTTGCTGAATGTCTCGCGGTCGATACACAATCGCCGCTATTGCGACCACTGCCGTGAGCGCTACAAAAGTCATCGCTCTCAGCCGCACGTTGCCACTCTCATCGGGAACGGCCGGACGTGGCGAGAGTTCTGCTGTTAGCAACGAATCAAACCTTGCAGCAGCGTCTGAAATCTCAGCTGTCAGCAACACCTTCTTCTTTCCGAACGATACTAACGCGTAGCTGCCGTACACGAGTGCGACTGCCAGCAGGACGAGTCCGAATGGAAAATTTTTGATGAACAGGAGAAAGCACGCAAGGAGACCGAGAAGAAATGGAGCAACGAGCGAGGGAGGGTTAGGCCAGGCGAGCACCCAGTTTGAAAGCGTGGATGCGGCCTCGCGCAACTCTCCACGGTCACCTTGATGCTCCGCGCACTTCCTTTCCATCTCATATAGCGCGAGCATCGCCTTTTCTTTCTCGGCGAGCGAAATTGAGCCGATGTCTACCGCAAGCCTGACAGCCTTGGTCGTCGCCTCGAACTCTTTTGAAAGGCTTCCAAGAAACTCCTGATGGTCCTCGAGCGTTACAGCATCGGCGAGGTCCTCCGTGTGAACGTACACCCCGTGGGAATTGAAGTATTGCTGCAGAGCAGTCGCAGTGCGGTCTTGAATTTGTCGCACGAAGTCTCGTGTTGCCTGCTCCCGTTTGGAAAGGCGTTCCGTGCTCGCCGAATCAATCCGCCCGGCAGCCGAAACCGCTGCCCCCATCGGCCTTGCTGTTCTGCGGGCGTTCAGGTTGTGCGTGTAGCGGATTCCGGTTCCCGGAATGCTGGTGGTGATACGTCCGCGAGTATTGTAAGTAAAACCTCTTCCGCCGATGGATGTACTTATCCCGCTCTTACTCAGGTTGATTCGGATACCCGGCGCGATTTTTATCCGCCTTCTGAAGCTCCACCCCATTTCCTGGCCCTCCTCTTATTCTTTGCTATGGCAGACGCTCCGCCGTTTGCATCGGGACAATCTTGTTTCCTGCAAATAGAAACGGACAAGCCACTCCAATGACTTTACGGGGAGCACAATGTCAGTTCGCGGATGCAAGGAGGTCGGCACTTTCAACCGTCTTCTACTCATGCCGACTAGCTCGGATTCTCACCACCGAACACGCTTAACCACGCTTGCTCCAAACGCGTCCTGCTGACGGCGCTGACTTTTCGCAGACCTACCTCGCGCGCCATCGCCATAACGCCGGACTCGTTATCATGCCCTGCCTGCAACATCTCGCCAGCGAGCGCTCGGAGTTCAGCCAACGATATCTCATCCACCGAACGCGCACTGCCGTCGAGGGGGCGTCGGAACTGAATCGGCATATCAACTCTGTTTTGCGGTGCCCAGAAGAAAACGCCAATGTCCTCTGCATCGCTCCCGTAGTGCTGAGCCGCAAGGCGTACGACGCGGTCCTGAATTCTCGCACCAGTACGAACCCACCCGTGCGCACGGGCGATGCGGCGCGCCAGCACCTCGTCGCGAACCGGACCTTCGACGCGGACCACATATTCAATCATGCGGAGAAGATTTGGGTTGTACGCGACGTCAAAGAACGAG
Above is a genomic segment from Paraburkholderia phenazinium containing:
- a CDS encoding DUF4236 domain-containing protein, whose protein sequence is MGWSFRRRIKIAPGIRINLSKSGISTSIGGRGFTYNTRGRITTSIPGTGIRYTHNLNARRTARPMGAAVSAAGRIDSASTERLSKREQATRDFVRQIQDRTATALQQYFNSHGVYVHTEDLADAVTLEDHQEFLGSLSKEFEATTKAVRLAVDIGSISLAEKEKAMLALYEMERKCAEHQGDRGELREAASTLSNWVLAWPNPPSLVAPFLLGLLACFLLFIKNFPFGLVLLAVALVYGSYALVSFGKKKVLLTAEISDAAARFDSLLTAELSPRPAVPDESGNVRLRAMTFVALTAVVAIAAIVYRPRDIQQAVANQSENVNQAENVALPAAPASSSQMRLPQGDFGWLVGKYPSDVVKNRRFRAAFNHVSRNEWKKITDRLAVTDAAGIQLRDGYYFGAGCKAHLCGSDIAAFAINEATGKGDVIYKDTVDNASGDAMANGFAWSDMPIGSTPLADWAKSNNMTTEASPTSALEPTTDTTLQTSFDCSKARSDSEKLICHDPELAADDVELSAILARAKAAVADQTALRERTRREWNFREQNCHDRDCLVRWYADQKTALTQIAQTGDVAAN